In a genomic window of Acidimicrobiales bacterium:
- a CDS encoding permease produces MSSVLDSLREGFFMFWETLWALVLGFGLSGIVQAFVSKDQMQRVMGDHRPPAVLRASGFGMVSSSCSYAATAMAKSLYQKGADFVTALVFMFASTNLVIELGVVLLILLGWQFAAAEFIGGAVMIVLFVLVGSVAFRGVTSGGAAQPDDAPFTRGSWGDAASYAIADLTMLRKELVIGYGVAGFLAVLVPMHAWNDVFLTGHGFWTTLENVIVGPFIACISFVCSVGNVPMAAALWHGGISFGGVVAFVFADLISLPLVLIYRKYYGTKLALRIFGVFYLVMATAGLVVEGVFAVFGAVPTERHTEIVPTHFQWNYTTFLNIAFLLAFAGMYWLYRTRARGEGFAIDPVCGMQVQTANAPAHARHDGRDYWFCSDRCRERFAAGRDEQGPVQIRQGRKPLL; encoded by the coding sequence GTGAGCAGCGTCTTGGACAGCCTGCGCGAGGGCTTCTTCATGTTCTGGGAGACGCTGTGGGCGCTCGTGCTCGGCTTCGGCCTCTCCGGCATCGTGCAGGCGTTCGTCTCCAAGGACCAGATGCAGCGGGTGATGGGCGACCACCGCCCGCCGGCGGTGCTGCGGGCGTCGGGCTTCGGCATGGTGTCGTCGTCGTGCTCGTACGCCGCCACCGCGATGGCGAAGTCGCTGTACCAGAAGGGCGCCGACTTTGTGACCGCGCTGGTCTTCATGTTCGCGTCGACCAACCTCGTCATCGAACTCGGCGTCGTGCTGCTGATCCTGCTTGGCTGGCAGTTCGCCGCCGCCGAGTTCATCGGGGGCGCGGTGATGATCGTGCTGTTCGTGCTGGTCGGATCGGTCGCGTTCCGCGGCGTCACGTCGGGCGGCGCCGCCCAGCCCGACGACGCGCCCTTCACCCGGGGGTCGTGGGGCGACGCCGCCAGCTACGCCATCGCCGATCTCACCATGCTGCGCAAGGAGTTGGTGATCGGTTACGGCGTCGCCGGCTTCCTCGCGGTGTTGGTGCCGATGCACGCGTGGAACGACGTGTTCCTCACCGGCCACGGGTTCTGGACGACGCTCGAGAACGTCATCGTCGGACCCTTCATCGCCTGCATCAGCTTCGTGTGCTCGGTGGGCAACGTGCCGATGGCCGCGGCGCTGTGGCACGGCGGCATCAGCTTCGGCGGCGTGGTCGCCTTCGTCTTCGCCGACCTCATCTCGCTGCCGCTCGTGCTCATCTACCGGAAGTACTACGGGACGAAGCTGGCACTGCGGATCTTCGGCGTCTTCTATCTCGTGATGGCAACGGCTGGTCTGGTCGTGGAGGGCGTCTTCGCCGTCTTCGGCGCGGTGCCCACCGAGCGCCACACCGAGATCGTGCCGACGCACTTCCAGTGGAACTACACGACGTTTCTCAACATCGCGTTCCTGCTCGCCTTCGCCGGCATGTACTGGCTGTACCGCACGCGAGCGCGCGGCGAGGGCTTCGCCATCGATCCGGTCTGCGGCATGCAGGTGCAGACGGCCAACGCCCCGGCGCACGCGCGCCACGACGGCCGTGACTACTGGTTCTGCTCTGACCGGTGCCGCGAACGCTTCGCCGCGGGCCGAGACGAGCAGGGTCCAGTGCAGATCCGGCAGGGCCGAAAGCCTCTACTTTGA
- a CDS encoding STAS domain-containing protein, with product MEPLVVRLQTLNGKHAELALKGELDVGTCDAVRDQLVELVDKGATDIVLDLADLSFLDSSGLRGLIEGVHRGAQLRLRHLQPAVQLVFDIVEIPGVTIER from the coding sequence ATGGAACCGCTCGTCGTCCGCCTCCAGACGCTCAACGGGAAGCATGCCGAACTCGCCCTGAAGGGCGAGCTCGACGTCGGCACCTGCGACGCCGTGCGCGATCAGCTCGTCGAGCTCGTCGACAAGGGCGCCACCGACATCGTGCTCGACCTCGCCGATCTGTCGTTCCTCGACTCGAGCGGCCTGCGCGGGCTCATCGAGGGTGTCCACCGCGGCGCGCAGCTGCGCCTACGCCACCTTCAGCCCGCGGTGCAGCTGGTCTTCGACATCGTCGAGATCCCCGGCGTCACCATCGAGCGTTAG
- a CDS encoding ATP-binding protein, which yields MTEHGFDSFAARACLCISELTANAVLHTARPFTVSVQGSSGRVRIEVVDSAPHLTPVRVPVRGTAADLTALSETGRGLQIVSAIANRWGVTLAQNVKAVWCEFYGDEPAAPTEPVVDDERPATPKAPNVHRFEFLGLPVRAAIASGINVEEAILDVQSEDARLTSPETRELLALVDRTASLRLAGRHAALDASARNEVEFDLEVETTSEEMAATARLNEALAARGAHRPSDEVTRFRRWIVEETGRQRDGKPPSRYGESGPP from the coding sequence CTGACGGAACACGGCTTCGACTCGTTCGCCGCCCGCGCCTGCTTGTGCATCTCAGAGCTCACGGCCAACGCGGTGTTGCACACCGCACGGCCCTTCACCGTCTCGGTGCAGGGTTCCAGCGGGCGGGTGCGGATCGAAGTCGTCGACTCCGCGCCCCACCTCACCCCGGTGCGGGTCCCGGTGCGCGGGACGGCGGCCGATCTCACCGCGCTGAGCGAAACTGGGCGCGGCCTGCAGATCGTCAGCGCCATCGCCAACCGGTGGGGCGTCACGCTCGCCCAGAACGTGAAAGCGGTGTGGTGCGAGTTCTACGGCGACGAGCCGGCCGCGCCCACCGAACCCGTCGTCGACGACGAGCGCCCCGCCACGCCCAAGGCCCCCAACGTGCACCGCTTCGAGTTCCTCGGCTTGCCAGTGCGCGCCGCCATCGCCAGCGGGATCAACGTCGAGGAAGCGATCCTCGACGTCCAGTCAGAAGACGCCCGGTTGACCTCGCCCGAAACGCGGGAATTGCTCGCGCTCGTCGATCGCACGGCCTCGTTGCGCCTCGCCGGCCGCCACGCCGCGCTCGACGCCTCGGCTCGGAACGAGGTGGAGTTCGACCTCGAAGTGGAGACCACGAGCGAAGAGATGGCGGCGACGGCGCGTCTCAACGAGGCGTTGGCGGCGCGCGGCGCGCATCGCCCGAGCGACGAAGTGACGCGCTTCCGGCGTTGGATCGTCGAGGAGACGGGCCGCCAGCGCGATGGCAAGCCGCCCTCGCGCTACGGCGAAAGCGGACCGCCGTGA
- a CDS encoding hemerythrin domain-containing protein, whose product MDAVTFLTKEHEKAKALFDRIKATDDVNQRQQLTAQVIKELRAHTKIEEEVLYPLVREDLKGGSKMFEEAMQEHQEAKEAMKELESMSPTDPEWMDKFDILMHGVLHHAGEEETEMFPMLQELLSEQRLNELGEQLEADERGLLVIDLSKDELLAQAKAADIDGRSKMDKAELEEALGHR is encoded by the coding sequence ATGGACGCAGTGACTTTTCTGACCAAAGAACACGAGAAGGCGAAGGCACTCTTCGACCGGATCAAGGCGACCGACGACGTCAACCAGCGCCAGCAGCTGACGGCGCAGGTGATCAAGGAACTGCGGGCGCACACCAAGATCGAAGAAGAAGTGCTCTACCCGCTCGTGCGTGAAGACCTCAAGGGTGGCTCGAAGATGTTCGAAGAAGCCATGCAGGAGCACCAGGAAGCCAAAGAGGCGATGAAGGAACTCGAGTCCATGTCGCCGACGGATCCGGAGTGGATGGACAAGTTCGACATCCTCATGCACGGCGTGCTCCACCACGCCGGCGAAGAGGAGACCGAGATGTTCCCGATGCTCCAGGAGTTGCTGTCCGAGCAGCGCCTCAACGAGCTCGGCGAGCAACTCGAGGCCGACGAGCGGGGCCTTCTCGTGATCGACCTGTCGAAGGACGAGCTGCTCGCGCAGGCCAAGGCAGCTGATATCGACGGCCGGTCGAAGATGGACAAGGCCGAGCTTGAAGAGGCGCTCGGGCACCGCTAG
- a CDS encoding phytanoyl-CoA dioxygenase family protein: MAELQRFDVTTDPAAVCAAIAADGGVIVENLLSREVVARVNAEVEDEVALADPDQEMFNPMLKLFHGAQTKQVAGMPGLSPTFAIDVMCHPMLLAVADHFLSPSCARFQLNLGHLIQRGPGSEDQLLHRDEVVWSDVPRPHPELQLASVIAFVDFTRANGATRVVPGSHKAPERELSAMEQLMTPPPTPDEIAYAEMPAGSAVVYLGGTIHGGSANTTDVARRGVHLSYCLGWLRTEENNFLSTPPEVAAKLPRQAQELLGYSVHDSMPSGGGYLGMVRMQDPAELLARGEL; this comes from the coding sequence ATGGCCGAACTCCAGCGTTTCGACGTCACGACCGACCCCGCCGCGGTGTGCGCGGCCATCGCGGCGGACGGCGGCGTCATCGTCGAGAACCTGCTGAGCCGCGAGGTGGTGGCGCGGGTGAACGCCGAGGTCGAGGACGAGGTGGCCCTCGCCGATCCCGACCAAGAGATGTTCAACCCGATGCTCAAGCTCTTCCACGGCGCCCAGACCAAGCAGGTGGCGGGCATGCCGGGCCTCTCGCCCACGTTCGCCATCGACGTGATGTGCCACCCGATGCTGCTGGCCGTGGCCGACCATTTCCTGTCGCCGTCCTGCGCCCGCTTCCAGCTCAACCTCGGCCATCTCATCCAGCGCGGCCCGGGCTCGGAGGACCAACTGCTGCATCGCGACGAAGTCGTGTGGAGCGACGTGCCCCGTCCGCACCCCGAACTGCAACTGGCGTCGGTGATCGCCTTCGTCGACTTCACCCGCGCCAACGGCGCCACCCGCGTCGTGCCCGGCAGTCACAAGGCGCCCGAGCGCGAGCTGTCGGCGATGGAGCAGCTGATGACGCCGCCGCCGACGCCCGACGAGATCGCCTATGCCGAGATGCCGGCAGGCTCGGCGGTGGTCTACCTCGGGGGCACGATTCACGGCGGCAGCGCCAACACCACCGACGTTGCGCGCCGCGGGGTGCACCTCAGCTACTGCCTCGGGTGGCTGCGCACCGAGGAGAACAACTTCCTCTCCACGCCGCCCGAGGTGGCGGCGAAGCTGCCGCGCCAGGCGCAGGAACTGCTCGGCTACAGCGTGCACGACAGTATGCCGAGCGGCGGCGGGTACCTCGGCATGGTGCGTATGCAGGATCCGGCTGAACTGCTGGCGCGGGGCGAACTCTAA
- a CDS encoding PP2C family protein-serine/threonine phosphatase has product MSPPLEWLWDQAGAGYGVFALDGSVVRMNETLREWCGVAPADALADLARTVRAEGRVVDAEVRLAGPGGEVRVVVTAILETDDAGTPVAMHCVVRRPASSKQDTDELIRALQQTLIPPAPPAVPGLDVAAVYHPAQGDVGGDFYDVFEVAEGDWCAVLGDVSGKGIEAAIVTSTARHAVRSAALREPVPSGLMAALNRALLAKGSTRFCTVALLRVQHRDGSWVATLTSGGHPFPLLVRHGTATRLGRAGSLLGMFADVSFHDVSIKLAAGDALVLYTDGVTEARNAAGEFYGEERMHDAIASAGSSAQAIVDAVVSSVLAFQEGAADDIALVVIRRPSL; this is encoded by the coding sequence GTGAGTCCGCCGCTCGAGTGGCTGTGGGATCAGGCCGGCGCCGGCTACGGCGTGTTCGCCCTCGACGGCTCGGTCGTCCGCATGAACGAGACGCTGCGGGAGTGGTGCGGTGTGGCGCCGGCCGACGCCTTGGCCGATCTCGCCCGCACCGTCCGGGCCGAGGGCCGCGTGGTCGACGCCGAAGTGCGACTGGCGGGTCCTGGCGGCGAGGTGCGCGTCGTCGTCACCGCCATCCTCGAGACCGACGACGCGGGGACGCCCGTCGCCATGCACTGCGTGGTCCGCCGGCCGGCGTCGTCGAAGCAGGACACCGACGAGCTCATCCGGGCGCTCCAGCAAACGCTGATCCCGCCGGCGCCGCCGGCGGTGCCCGGCCTCGACGTCGCCGCCGTGTACCACCCGGCGCAGGGTGACGTCGGCGGTGATTTCTACGACGTGTTCGAGGTAGCGGAGGGCGACTGGTGTGCCGTGCTGGGCGACGTGAGCGGCAAGGGGATCGAAGCCGCCATCGTGACGTCGACGGCGCGCCACGCCGTGCGCAGCGCCGCGCTGCGCGAACCCGTCCCCAGCGGACTCATGGCGGCGCTCAACCGAGCCCTGCTCGCCAAGGGGTCGACGCGCTTCTGCACGGTGGCGCTGTTGCGCGTGCAGCACCGCGACGGATCGTGGGTGGCGACGCTCACGTCGGGCGGCCACCCGTTCCCGCTGCTGGTGCGCCACGGCACGGCGACGCGCCTCGGCCGCGCCGGCTCGTTGCTCGGCATGTTCGCGGACGTGTCGTTTCACGACGTGTCGATCAAGCTGGCGGCGGGCGACGCCCTCGTGCTCTACACCGACGGCGTGACCGAGGCTCGGAACGCGGCGGGAGAGTTCTACGGCGAGGAGCGGATGCACGACGCCATCGCGTCGGCCGGGTCTTCGGCGCAGGCGATCGTCGACGCGGTGGTGTCGAGCGTGCTGGCGTTTCAGGAGGGTGCCGCCGATGACATCGCCCTTGTGGTTATCCGCCGGCCGAGCCTGTGA
- a CDS encoding ferric reductase-like transmembrane domain-containing protein: MHNLPWYIARSSGLVAWVILAASMVWGLSISSRAAFGRRRDGTLRRPHPAWQLDLHRYLGGLATVLVVLHVLAAIADSYLHFTIAGVLVPFASAWRPAAVAWGVVGLYLLVAVEVSSLAKKHMPKSTWKAIHFASYPLFLVSTIHGVTAGTDARGWIVRLFVSATFAVISGLTALRAQPPAPKVLPGGPRSAEVDADAATTIANLRRPASLDA, from the coding sequence ATGCACAACCTCCCCTGGTACATCGCCCGCTCGAGCGGCCTCGTCGCCTGGGTCATCCTTGCCGCCTCGATGGTGTGGGGCCTGTCGATCTCGTCGCGGGCCGCCTTCGGCCGCCGGCGTGATGGCACGCTGCGCCGCCCGCACCCGGCGTGGCAGCTCGACCTGCACCGCTACCTCGGCGGCCTCGCCACCGTCCTCGTGGTCCTCCACGTCCTCGCGGCGATCGCCGACAGCTACCTCCACTTCACCATCGCCGGCGTCCTCGTTCCCTTCGCCAGCGCGTGGCGTCCCGCGGCGGTGGCGTGGGGAGTGGTCGGGCTCTATCTGCTCGTGGCCGTCGAGGTGTCGTCGCTGGCCAAGAAGCACATGCCGAAGTCGACGTGGAAGGCCATCCATTTCGCCAGCTACCCGCTGTTCCTCGTCTCCACGATCCACGGCGTCACCGCCGGTACCGACGCCCGCGGCTGGATCGTGCGGCTGTTCGTGTCGGCCACCTTTGCAGTGATCTCCGGGCTCACGGCCCTGCGCGCGCAGCCTCCGGCGCCTAAGGTTTTGCCGGGTGGTCCACGTTCGGCCGAGGTAGACGCTGACGCAGCTACGACAATCGCAAACCTTCGTCGCCCGGCCTCTCTCGACGCGTGA
- a CDS encoding phytanoyl-CoA dioxygenase family protein, translated as MSPVQTRFGAKEATVEGVVKAMRAEGYCIVEHMLTKKQVKDTKADLLDILGYTPTGRNDFEGFATQRIYALFAKTRLFDQWAIHPLLLGVLDEILGYYQLSAPVGIFIGAGEKAQGLHKDQSVYPLPNDFRPVVVNTMWAFDDFTRENGATRLIPKSHKWTDRIPTGKEKFVYAEMPAGSVMFYPGNAWHSGGANTTSKPRLGVILEYVASWLRAQENHILAVPRETVAELPERLQELLGYNIFPAFVGYVDGRHPRRYISEPVRR; from the coding sequence ATGAGCCCCGTCCAGACGCGTTTCGGCGCCAAGGAGGCAACGGTCGAGGGCGTGGTCAAGGCGATGCGCGCCGAGGGCTACTGCATCGTCGAGCACATGCTGACCAAGAAACAGGTCAAGGACACGAAGGCCGACCTGCTCGACATCCTCGGCTACACGCCCACGGGTCGCAACGACTTCGAGGGCTTCGCCACCCAACGCATCTACGCGCTGTTCGCCAAGACGCGCCTGTTCGACCAGTGGGCGATCCACCCGTTGCTGCTCGGCGTGCTCGACGAGATCCTCGGCTACTACCAACTCTCGGCGCCCGTCGGCATCTTCATCGGCGCGGGCGAGAAGGCGCAGGGCCTGCACAAGGACCAGTCGGTGTATCCGCTGCCGAACGACTTCCGGCCGGTGGTCGTCAACACCATGTGGGCCTTCGACGACTTCACCCGCGAGAACGGCGCCACCCGCCTGATCCCCAAGAGCCACAAGTGGACCGACCGCATCCCGACGGGCAAGGAGAAGTTCGTCTACGCCGAGATGCCGGCGGGCTCGGTGATGTTCTATCCCGGCAACGCCTGGCACTCGGGCGGGGCGAACACGACGAGCAAGCCGCGTCTCGGCGTCATCCTCGAGTACGTGGCCTCGTGGCTGCGGGCCCAGGAGAACCACATCCTCGCCGTGCCCCGCGAGACGGTCGCCGAGTTACCCGAGCGGCTCCAGGAACTGCTCGGCTACAACATCTTCCCCGCCTTCGTCGGCTACGTCGACGGCCGCCACCCGCGTCGCTACATCAGCGAACCCGTCCGTCGCTAG
- a CDS encoding metal-sensitive transcriptional regulator: protein MPQGYADDKQTIQKRLRRIEGQVRGLQRMVDEDKYCIDILDQVSAATKALQAVALQLLDDHLTHCVTNADKVAEASAAIARLVKS from the coding sequence ATGCCCCAGGGTTACGCCGACGACAAGCAAACCATCCAGAAGCGACTGCGCCGCATCGAGGGTCAGGTCCGCGGCCTCCAGCGCATGGTCGACGAGGACAAGTACTGCATCGACATCCTCGACCAGGTGTCGGCGGCGACCAAGGCGCTCCAAGCCGTGGCGTTGCAGTTGCTCGACGACCACCTGACGCACTGCGTCACCAACGCCGACAAGGTCGCCGAGGCGTCGGCCGCGATCGCGCGCCTGGTGAAGTCGTGA
- a CDS encoding sulfocyanin-like copper-binding protein, with protein sequence MEKTQRVRAAAAAAVCVIAAASAACAGDSTPPAATGTQLHATEKEFSISLDTHTVHAGDIKVTVTNHGALTHEFVAFGTKLADDRLPLKDGDVDENGAGVTHFDPEAENIRPGASKTITLHLPAGQYVLICNIPGHYKAGMHTELTVS encoded by the coding sequence ATGGAAAAGACCCAGCGGGTGCGGGCTGCGGCGGCAGCGGCGGTGTGCGTGATCGCGGCGGCAAGCGCTGCGTGCGCCGGCGATTCCACCCCGCCGGCAGCCACCGGAACGCAGTTGCATGCGACGGAGAAGGAGTTTTCGATCTCCCTCGACACGCACACGGTGCACGCCGGTGACATCAAGGTCACCGTCACCAATCACGGTGCGCTCACCCACGAGTTCGTGGCGTTCGGGACGAAACTCGCCGACGATCGGCTGCCGCTCAAGGACGGCGACGTCGACGAGAACGGCGCCGGCGTCACGCACTTCGATCCCGAGGCCGAGAACATCAGGCCCGGCGCGTCGAAGACGATCACGTTGCATCTGCCCGCCGGTCAGTACGTCTTGATCTGCAACATCCCTGGTCACTACAAGGCCGGCATGCACACCGAGCTGACCGTCAGCTAG
- a CDS encoding MEDS domain-containing protein: MECRTAPDDHLVAFYDERQQLIDRVVTFAVDGLRAGEYVLLVGTPDHLADIERGIAATGADSARLSSFDAATALARFQHNGTIDRAAFDATIGDLVRTTAAKGTVRIFGEMVALLWADGGVREAIEIEALWCDLRDTCEFTLLCAYPSALTIDADLQGPVRTVCELHGEIHIGDDGSAVSMRVYPATPQAVREARHFVRACIGHDGRTVDDVLLVTSELCSNAVHHTGGVFAVSVALSADRLRVGVRDSSALTPRLLPMAGNAAESGRGIATIAALSTRWGIERHAVGKTVWAELPLSR, translated from the coding sequence ATGGAATGTAGGACCGCGCCCGATGACCACCTCGTGGCGTTCTACGACGAACGTCAGCAACTCATCGACCGCGTCGTCACTTTTGCCGTCGACGGACTGCGCGCCGGCGAATACGTCCTGCTGGTCGGCACGCCCGATCACCTCGCCGACATCGAACGCGGCATCGCCGCCACCGGCGCGGACTCCGCTCGGCTGTCGAGCTTCGACGCCGCCACCGCGCTCGCGCGCTTCCAGCACAACGGCACGATCGATCGCGCCGCGTTCGACGCCACCATCGGCGACCTCGTACGCACCACCGCCGCCAAGGGCACCGTGCGCATCTTCGGCGAGATGGTCGCGCTGCTGTGGGCCGACGGCGGCGTGCGCGAGGCGATCGAGATCGAAGCCCTGTGGTGCGACCTGCGCGACACGTGCGAGTTCACGCTCTTGTGCGCCTACCCGTCCGCCCTCACGATCGACGCCGACCTGCAAGGTCCCGTCCGCACCGTGTGCGAGCTGCACGGCGAGATCCACATCGGCGACGACGGATCGGCCGTCAGCATGCGGGTGTATCCGGCCACGCCGCAGGCCGTGCGCGAGGCGCGTCACTTCGTGCGCGCCTGCATCGGCCACGACGGCCGGACCGTCGACGACGTGCTGCTGGTCACCTCCGAGTTGTGCTCCAACGCCGTGCACCACACCGGCGGTGTGTTCGCCGTGTCCGTGGCGCTCAGCGCCGACCGGCTGCGCGTCGGCGTGCGCGACAGCAGCGCGCTGACGCCGCGGCTGCTGCCGATGGCGGGCAACGCCGCCGAGTCGGGGCGCGGCATCGCGACCATCGCCGCCCTCAGCACCCGCTGGGGCATCGAGCGCCACGCCGTCGGCAAGACGGTGTGGGCCGAACTGCCGCTGTCGCGCTAG
- a CDS encoding alpha/beta hydrolase, producing MPATAFFTDAHGVDVAYYRWMPAGEPKAVVLIAHGASEHGARYDRFATFLAEHGYAVFAQDHRGHGNTAKTTGIGIAGPGDWDAILDDQHELVQLARAAVPGVKVVLFAHSMGSFIAQGYIQKYGDEIDGLVLSGSAGSMGDVKGTLELLDAIIPDAGADSPAPTFATFNEQFAPVRTDFDWLSRDPDEVDKYIADPFCGDDMPLSLGFARGMLACLHNAWQNEASLRKDLPVLFITGEMDPVSENASTVRLLEQRYRDHGMQDVTALYYPEARHELLNEINRDEVQAAVLAWIERVVA from the coding sequence ATGCCCGCCACTGCCTTCTTCACCGACGCGCACGGCGTCGACGTCGCGTACTACCGCTGGATGCCTGCGGGCGAGCCGAAGGCCGTCGTGTTGATCGCGCACGGCGCCTCGGAGCACGGTGCACGCTACGACCGCTTCGCCACCTTCCTCGCCGAACACGGATACGCCGTGTTCGCCCAGGACCACCGCGGCCACGGCAACACCGCCAAGACGACCGGCATCGGCATCGCGGGTCCCGGTGACTGGGACGCGATCCTCGACGACCAACACGAGCTCGTGCAGCTCGCCCGCGCCGCGGTGCCCGGCGTGAAGGTGGTGCTGTTCGCCCACTCGATGGGGTCGTTCATCGCCCAGGGTTACATCCAGAAGTACGGCGACGAGATCGACGGGCTCGTGCTGTCGGGGTCAGCCGGCTCGATGGGCGACGTGAAGGGCACGCTCGAGCTGCTCGACGCGATCATTCCCGACGCCGGCGCCGACTCCCCCGCGCCGACCTTCGCCACCTTCAACGAACAGTTCGCACCCGTGCGCACCGACTTTGACTGGCTCAGCCGTGACCCCGACGAAGTCGACAAGTACATCGCCGATCCGTTCTGCGGCGACGACATGCCGCTGTCGCTCGGCTTCGCCCGCGGCATGCTCGCGTGCCTCCACAACGCGTGGCAGAACGAGGCGTCGCTGCGCAAGGACCTGCCGGTGCTGTTCATCACCGGCGAAATGGACCCGGTGTCGGAGAACGCGTCGACGGTGCGCCTGCTCGAACAGCGCTACCGCGACCACGGCATGCAGGACGTGACGGCGCTCTACTACCCCGAGGCGCGCCACGAGCTGCTCAACGAGATCAACCGCGACGAAGTGCAGGCCGCGGTGCTCGCGTGGATCGAGCGCGTCGTCGCCTGA
- a CDS encoding MerR family transcriptional regulator, translating to MLPFDDEAAPLYTVGQVASMLGVQPAFLRRLDTEQVVTPARSDGGQRRYSRAEIATVQQVWSMAGEGMTLPGIRRILSLEAEVADLRRQLDAARGSRRPKG from the coding sequence GTGCTGCCCTTCGACGACGAAGCCGCCCCGCTCTACACCGTGGGGCAGGTCGCGTCGATGCTCGGTGTTCAACCGGCGTTCCTGCGTCGGCTGGACACCGAGCAGGTGGTCACCCCCGCGCGCTCCGACGGCGGCCAGCGCCGGTACAGCCGCGCCGAGATCGCCACGGTCCAGCAGGTCTGGAGCATGGCCGGCGAGGGCATGACGCTCCCGGGGATTCGCCGGATTCTTTCCCTCGAGGCCGAAGTAGCCGATTTGCGCCGCCAACTCGATGCCGCCCGGGGCAGCCGACGGCCGAAGGGCTGA
- a CDS encoding Hsp20/alpha crystallin family protein, which yields MRSDAYRQGDEFVIQFDLPGVAADAIDLSVENNVLTLKAQRSRSEQASVDWIARERPHGVFTRTIFLGDSLDTDRLAASYADGVLTVRLPVADKAKPRRIPVSVGAASPDAIDTHSAEVSADAFVGAAASN from the coding sequence ATGCGTTCGGACGCCTATCGCCAGGGCGACGAGTTCGTGATCCAGTTCGACCTTCCCGGCGTCGCCGCTGACGCCATCGACCTGTCGGTCGAGAACAACGTGCTGACGCTGAAGGCCCAGCGCAGCCGCAGCGAGCAGGCCAGTGTCGACTGGATCGCCCGCGAGCGCCCCCACGGCGTGTTCACCCGCACGATCTTCCTCGGTGACTCGCTCGACACCGACCGTCTCGCAGCCAGCTACGCCGACGGTGTGCTGACCGTGCGTCTTCCGGTCGCCGACAAGGCCAAGCCGCGCCGCATTCCGGTTTCGGTAGGCGCCGCGTCGCCCGACGCCATCGACACCCACTCCGCTGAGGTGTCCGCCGACGCGTTCGTCGGCGCGGCGGCGTCGAACTAA
- a CDS encoding MBL fold metallo-hydrolase, which yields MVPYTRGLHEVADGVHAWLLPDGGWGLSNAGLVRSGEASLLVDTLFDLDLTGEMLDAMRGLTTAAPIGTVVNTHANGDHCYGNALVPGAEVVASAAAAKEMDETPPAMLAAMVAAAPQMDPVLGRWITAAFGPYNFAGVELRPPTTTFDGTLSIAVGDRAVELVEVGPAHTAGDVIVHVPDAAVVFTGDIVFHKGTPIMWAGPVDNWIAACDRICSLHPTVVVPGHGPVTDPAGVRETRDYLAFVRDEATTRHAAGMHYLDAANDIDLGPFADLGDKGRIVVNVHNIYRDLDPTMQPENVMTLFTQMAEYEAAR from the coding sequence ATGGTTCCCTATACGCGCGGGCTGCACGAGGTCGCCGACGGTGTGCACGCCTGGCTCCTGCCCGACGGCGGGTGGGGGCTGAGCAACGCCGGACTCGTGCGCTCTGGCGAGGCCAGCCTGCTCGTCGACACGTTGTTCGACCTCGACCTCACCGGCGAGATGCTCGACGCCATGCGCGGGCTGACCACGGCGGCACCGATCGGCACCGTCGTCAACACCCACGCCAACGGCGACCACTGCTACGGCAACGCACTGGTGCCCGGCGCCGAGGTCGTGGCGTCGGCGGCCGCCGCCAAGGAGATGGACGAGACGCCGCCGGCGATGCTCGCCGCGATGGTGGCGGCCGCCCCCCAGATGGACCCGGTGCTCGGGCGCTGGATCACCGCCGCGTTCGGTCCCTACAACTTCGCCGGTGTGGAGCTGCGACCGCCGACCACGACCTTCGACGGCACGCTGTCGATCGCCGTGGGCGACCGCGCCGTCGAGCTGGTCGAGGTGGGCCCGGCACACACGGCCGGCGACGTCATCGTGCACGTGCCCGACGCCGCAGTGGTCTTCACCGGCGACATCGTGTTCCACAAGGGCACGCCCATCATGTGGGCGGGCCCGGTGGACAACTGGATCGCCGCCTGCGACCGCATCTGCTCGTTGCACCCAACCGTCGTCGTGCCCGGCCACGGCCCCGTGACCGATCCCGCCGGGGTGCGCGAAACCCGCGACTATCTGGCCTTCGTGCGTGACGAGGCCACCACCCGCCACGCCGCGGGCATGCACTACCTCGACGCGGCCAACGACATCGACCTCGGCCCGTTCGCCGACCTCGGCGACAAGGGCCGCATCGTGGTCAACGTCCACAACATCTACCGCGACCTCGACCCGACGATGCAACCGGAGAACGTCATGACCCTGTTCACCCAGATGGCCGAGTACGAGGCGGCCCGCTAG